AGCCGTGATTTCAACATTGCCATACATTCTTCTTTGTTTCTATGTTGAGATCTGTTGTTTTGGCATTGTACTACTATCCCAGTTGGAATATGCGTAATTCTAACTGCACTGTCTGTAGTATTGACATGCTGTCCACCTGCGCCAGAAGAACGATATGTGTCTATTCTAAGATCAGTTTCGTTGATAGCGACTTCTATATTGTCATCAACTACCGGGTATACATGTACGCTGGCAAAGCTAGTATGACGCTTTCCAGCACTATTAAAAGGCGATATCCTAACAAGGCGGTGTACGCCACTCTCTGTTTTCAACCAGCCGTATGCATTTTCGCCTTCTATTTTTATTGTTGCAGATTTAATGCCTGCACTCTCTCCTGGCATTGAATGTACTATCGACACTTTATATTTGTGCCTTTCTGCCCATCTGGAATACATTCTAAATAGCATGGAAGCCCAGTCATCACTTTCTGTCCCTCCTGCTCCGGAATGCACTTCTAAAAATGCATCATTTTGATCTGCTTCGTGAGAGAGCATGCAATCTATTTCTTTCTCGAGAACAACCTTGCTGAGATCTTGAAGCAAAGATTCAGCTTCTGATAAAAGTTGAAGGTCAGATGCTTGCTCTGCCATATCTATTAACTCTATACAAGATTTAAGATCTTGCTTGAGTGATAAAACACCTTTTATTGACTTGTCTAGATAATTTCTATCTCGCAATGTGCGCCTTGCAGATTCTTGATCATCCCAAAAACCCTGCATTTCACACTTTGCATTTATATCATCTAGTTTCTTGCAAGCATTATCCCAGTCAAAGATACCTCATCAAAAATTCCAGGGAGC
This region of Candidatus Lariskella endosymbiont of Epinotia ramella genomic DNA includes:
- the prfB gene encoding peptide chain release factor 2 (programmed frameshift) gives rise to the protein MTKQEIAKYKADIERSLEFLMRYLDWDNACKKLDDINAKCEMQGFWDDQESARRTLRDRNYLDKSIKGVLSLKQDLKSCIELIDMAEQASDLQLLSEAESLLQDLSKVVLEKEIDCMLSHEADQNDAFLEVHSGAGGTESDDWASMLFRMYSRWAERHKYKVSIVHSMPGESAGIKSATIKIEGENAYGWLKTESGVHRLVRISPFNSAGKRHTSFASVHVYPVVDDNIEVAINETDLRIDTYRSSGAGGQHVNTTDSAVRITHIPTGIVVQCQNNRSQHRNKEECMAMLKSRLYELELRIKEEKLNQQNKSKTEIGWGHQIRSYVLHPYKMVKDSRTSYQEGDTDAVLDGKIDNFIYHTMRDFVKYNSNPEH